In Amia ocellicauda isolate fAmiCal2 chromosome 3, fAmiCal2.hap1, whole genome shotgun sequence, the DNA window CCGGCAACATTAAAGGGTgaaagcaaaacagaaaatatctaAAGTCTGCAAACAAAGCAGTACCTTCCTAGGATCCTTTTTTATACTTCATACTAATATGGTGGTGATAAAAACAATTGATCAATTGAAAGTTGGAaacatttattaatatatttgaataatatAAAGTGCATattctgttttatattatttagaCAAACTACTCAACTGCCAATTGTATAGGGTTACACAAATTATaagattataaaaacaaaatccacagacatattacattttatgtgATTTTTGGAGATGTATCAATGTGTTTCTTAAGAGTACAGTAACCACATCAATAGTCTGTTTTTCATTAATACAAAGTTTTACCCCTGTGGCTTTCCTTTCATAATTTTTCATCAATTCAAGTCACAGACCAGGTCCTACATTTTTACCTTGCGGCTTCTCTTTgttctttcctttcctttcggTCTTCCTCGAGGATCCCTCCCAGCTGCCTGTAGTTACTTTTTGCAATCTCTAGCAGACGTTCAATTTCCTCAATCTTTTTGTACGCTCGCACTGAAAAAATGCACCAAAGAGCAACACACAATGAGAGCCTCTCCTGAGAAGGCCATGATTGATCAAcaattctgaaatgtttagcTTGTTAAAAATCTCAAAGTAACGAGATTAGAAATGTTAAATTCTAATCAGATCCTGGACTTACTTCTACCCTCCTTTTTCTGAGTGACACTTAGATTGACATCTTCAAAGCTGTCTGTGCTTCCTTCCACACCATGTCTTTCGAAAAAAGATGGCTCTGTGCAATCCAGTTCCTCGTCAGAGTCTTCCTCCGGACCCCCTCCTCCGAGAAGCTTCACTGCAGCCAGCTGAGCAAACCTGTCAGACCGTGCAAGAACAACATGAGGTTTTGTTTAAACAAGATGTATAGTGATACCTTCTCTCAACATTTTTTTGAAAGCTGACAGTTgctaggaatctacaatatatacaGGATACAGAAACATACACTGTGTGCCAATTCAACTGTTTCCAGTGAATGTCTACTACAACAGTTTGAGGTTAGCTACCAAAGCTAAAGGTTCCTCCCATGCAGTTAAATGTACATCATTGGGatttttaaatcacacattACAGAGAGTAGAAGAAGACGAAAACACCTCTTTGCAATATCCTTTGGTGTCTCCCCAGCATCGTTTGTGATGTTTTGATCAGCACCCATGTCCAGAAGCCACTGTAAGCAGTTCAGATGGCCCTGTCCAGCCGCTGAAGAATAAGAGGGAAAAACACAGGTGAAAACAATATCATCAGTGTAATTAATGTACACAGTGCAACCCCACTTCCCTTTTTCATGGACTGTAGTATTGTAGTATTGCAGCTGTTTCACTACCACTAATACacattcagacatattaatTATGCGGTTTAATCAGTTATGCTTTATATTCTATATTTTCATCTAAAGGACCATTGTTCCATACAGGGGCTCCCACGTGTGCCAGTAATTATGAACTGTCTGAGTATGTCCTGTGCAATAGAAAAGGTTTCTCAATAACACAATCTTTCCATACAATACAGCATGCTCCACtgcatactaattaaaaaaGTGAGACCAATTACAATGCTGCCAGCATACTGCTCTGGTTATTACAATAGCAGTCAAAAGTGTTACAGAAGACACAGAAGCAAACTAAATCACAGCAAGGCACTTTCTTCTCTTTTATAAACACTGCATCAGTTATTTTTCCTTGTTTACTGATCACTTCGATTTTTACCTATGTAAGATGTAAAAGCTGCTAAGAAGTGACTTTTTCCATTTTGCTCTACAAGAGTTAGAACAGCATACAGGGAAAGACATCTGCTTAACAGATGTGCTCTGGCTCACAGCGTGTTAAAAACTGGGTGGGACACAATTGAGAAAAGTTTATTTCCTTTGACTCAGCTGGGAAGAAACTGAAACTGTTGAATTTGTAACCATGTCCTCATGGTATTGGTGATTAAGATTCCAGGTTTCCAGTTTTGACTTTGAGACAACTAAGAAGCAGATCAATCTGTTCTTCTGGGTTCGCAGTAACTCTTTCAGACCTTTATGGATAGGAGTGGCACCCTTGTCATCTCGCTCATTGATGTTTATGATGCCACATTCAACCAGTTTCCGCAGCATGTCCAGGTCCCCTTTGAGTGCAGCCACATGTGCTGGGAATGCCAGGTCTAAAGGGTAATGAGAAAAACATCAGAGGCActccaaattaacattttaaagggTGATTAAATTAGTTGGCCTGATCAACACAAACTGAATGCATCTGAAAGAATGCACATGGTTTTGTTTATTGAGCACCGATCTAGAAATACCACATACTTTCTTGCTCATCACGGAAGTCACTCTGGTTTTCCACAGCTTCGATGTATTGTACAATCGGCTGCTTGTAAAACCTCTGGGCCAGATCTCTGGGCAATTCTCCCTGGTCGTTCCTGGCTCCCAGTGTGTGggctacactcactccctgagaAACCAggaatttaaaacaatgcagATGTCCTTCGGCTGCTGCTAAATGAGCTTAAAAAATAAaggtaataaaaatgcatgTTAATGTTTTCTAGATAaaacaaagaatatatattttgtatttattttacctgaGGCTTTCCTGACAACACAAACAGTTTTGGCATtggcatttatgtattttttttatcaacatTTCCCCTTGGTTATAAAGCCATAATGAGCCATAGGAAGTTCATATGGTGGCACTTAACCTATGCACTAGACATGTAGCAGGTGGTGTACATTGTTTAAAATCTTTATCAATACCTGGCGTATTCCCATTTTTATCAACATCATCCACATTGGCTCCCCACTTAAGAAGAAACTGTAAACAGCCAAGTCTCCCATGGAAGGCAGCATAGTGTGCCGGCCTCCAGTCATTCTTATCAGCACTGTTGGAGTCCTACAACATGAACAAGCACTTTATTATATACcattatgtataaatatacagtTGTAGTTGTAAGTATTTACACACTTAATTTTAAACTTTGCACTGACACTGCATAGAAATCAATCGAGTTGCAGTTCAAAGTTTACAAGCCATCTGTCTTGACTCAAGTTCAATCAATTGCAATCTTTACAGCTTTCTCTAGGCAGACTCAGTGTTCAGTGAACTCTGAAAATATACAGTTGaattaacaatatatattaaactaatCAGTAACACtatttcaaattttaatttTGATTACATCTATGTCTAAACCTTACCTAGATACTAGTTTATGTCTATTTTACTAATGTAAATCCCTAGCATGTTTTTCTAGCCACAACTGCAACAAGCCTAGATGACCAGCTGAATTTGAAAGGAAGAATGCACAAAGAACACATTGCCTTTTCAAGGGCACCATCATatcttattaaaaatgtttgctTGCACAGCTAAAGTGTCAGGAGGAACATGCTGACGATGCTGAAGTAGGTTCTCTAAAACATTTAATCATTGAATGATCAGGTGAAGAGAACAGACTGACCACTCCAATGCGCAGGACTGTCTGCAGTGTGTACGAGTGTCCATGAGCGGCTGCCAGGTGTGCTGGAGTGCAACCCCTGTTGTCTTGGGCGGTCAGGTTGGCACCATTCATAACCAGAGCCTAAATGTGAGGAGACACCAGAAGCAcagacacttttttttgtgtttctttctccCTGGTGCAGCTATGATGCAATTACACTGACACAAATACTTTACCTGCATACACGAATCCTGGCCCCTTATAGCAGCTAAATGGGCAGGTGTCCAGCCTTGGGGAGTTGTGTATGTAGTATCAGCGCCATGCCACAGGAGCCAGTGCAGGCACTTTGCAAGGGAACAAAAGGcacagtgaaaaaaaaacagtgtctTCCTAATCAAATTAGTATGCATGAGCTGAAATGGAGACATTACTTAAAAGAGATGCCAGCCCGGAGACCTGAGAAGCAGAGGGCATGACCTGGGGCAATTGTTCCACAAGTCCTGGATTTCACTTGCAGTCTCTATGTAGAATAGCCATGCCTTCAACAGTTACTTAAGAGAGCAGTAATGGGGTACGGGGGGTAAAACCACATTCAAGTCTCCCTGTTCAACATGTTATCCTAAAATCTCTCAGTTTAAAATACACCCAACCTCCAGGCTCCCAGCATGTGCAGCCCAGTGCAGAGGGGTGAATTTGTGCTCTGGGTCAACTTCATTTAAACTGGCTCCTTTCTTCACCATCATGGCCAGCTCTTCCACGTCGGCTGCCCTCACCGCTTCGTGTACGGTGGCCAGGGCTTTCTTCTTGCGGACTGTAAATTGCAGAACGAAACAGGCAGGCTACCATCTATGGAGGGCGAGGTCATTTTCTTACAAGCAAATAAATCAATTCAGATAAAAACAGGGTCGACTACCTATGTCTTGAGCAGTAACACTCACGCAAAAGAGCAACATACCAAAATATAGTGTTACACTTCACAATAATATTAAGATTCCCAAAAGCaaaccaaaatgttttattgttgttcatCTCTTAGTGCATTGCCACACTAAATACACAGACCTGCTTTCTGCTCAACGTTTTGAGACATGCTGTGAATGCAAAATATCACCCATAGTAAATGTGCCCAATGAAAACGTTTCAGCTCTTAAAAGATCGTATTTTTggtattattcttttttaacaCAGCTTACCTAATGGCATCGATGCGGTGGGCATGTCGGACGCGCCAATATTGCATGAATTGAGTGAAGGACACAGAGCGCATGTGTTACACTGTGTCGTTATACAGCCGATCCCTTTGAAATGTATCTCCTGGTCGCTAAGGGAATGGCTGTGGCAACAGCAGCTTCCTGTCTtgcgtgtctgtgtatctgAGGGCCTGCGACCTTACGATTTGTTATTCAATCGTGCTGGTCTTTTCAAGAACTATTGAAACTATTTAACCAATATCAATGATTCATGATTAAATATCACACGGACTATAAATCATATAGCAATAATAGCGAATAACAACTCATCGAGAGAGTGTATTATACTAAACACACTTCCAGTCGCACCAGAATGAAAACAGCTGACAAACATTCACactcttcatttgaaacaatgtgagACGGCGATTCGTCAAACTAATATTgattaaactatacttatttatcaattacatatttttagagTTTGTGTAACACCGACTCAGTCTAAATAATATAACTCACAGTTTACACATCACCCGTGTTAACTCGGTTCAATCAACCAGAGCCTTTAGTTTGCTCTTGGCACCTTCTAAATAGACTCAGATCTATTTGAGGTTGAGGTTTCCAAACTGTTCCAGGAAGTGCCTGCATGGTTTCCCAAAACTGTTCAGGGTGttcataaaaaacatttaatcaagTATGAAAAAGCAACTGTTTAACACTCGATGCCATCATATATATTgtgaagcaataataataagtattacTTTCATTTTGCTATCTCTGTTGTCCAGATACAATTAATTTCAGTAATAAGTTAAATAGGTTGTAACCCAACATTTGTTCAGCAGCTGAATTAActatccattttcaataactgcTTCATTCAGTACAGAGTCCCAAAGAACCAGACCCTAACCCAGCAGCCACTCTGCACAGCCAACACTCACAATGACAGGGCAATTTAGTGTATCCATTCAACCTAAGCAGCATCTTTTTGTGATAAAACCAAAGCACCTGGTGAAAACCCCACACAGCCATGTGGCAAACATACAGATTCCACACAGCTGGAATCAAGTTGGGGTCCCAGGAGCTGTGAGTGCACCAGGGCAGTGCACAGTCATTTTGGGGAGCAGGAGTGCGGTCCTGGAGGCCAGGGGACCAAGAGGGCACTTGTGTCTGTGGGGAAAAAGGACAGGTGTTCAACCCCCCACCCTGGGGTTTATCTGTGTACGTGCCTGGAGTGCAACACCAAATTAATCAATCTATACTAAACTATAAacacaacatgcaacaatttcaaaggtTTTATTGAGTTACAGTTCTTACAAGAAAATCCATCACTTAGTAATAAATTAGGCATAATCTGTGTATTTcaagtctcaagttttgagggagcgttcaattggcctgctgactgaaggaatgtccaccagagctgcagtcatgtcaagaccctggtgaggaccACAAGCTGCAGATGAGATTCCCTTAGATGCTTTCTGACAGCTTGTGTAGAAATTCTTTGGTTGCGCAAACCCACAGATTCATCAGCCGTTCAGATGCCTGGTCTCAGACGCTGGAGGCAGCTTAAGGTAGAAAAAGTAACATTAAATTCCTATGGGCGGCATGCCAATTGtacactccctcaaaacttgagacatttGTGGCATTGTATAGTATAACAAAATGCCCACTATAGAGTGGCTTTTTATTGTCCCAAGCACACGGTGCACTTGCGTAacgatcatgctgtttaatcagcttcttggtATGCCACACCTGGCAGGTGGATGGATAATCTGGGCAAAAGAGAAAGGCTAATTAACAAGGATATAAACAAATTTGTACACAAACTTTTAGAGAAATAAGATTTTTGTGCATATGGAACatttctgggatctttcatttcagctgatTGGAAAtatgggaccaacactttacatgttgtgATTATATTTGTGTTCAGTATAGACCCAAAATGTTTCGACCCTCAATAGATAGGCAGACTCAGGGCCAAATTTaattagagaaaaaaaacaatcataattTACTTAGCCATACCGGAGCGCTCCAGAGACAGCCAGTCATAAAAACACATCTAATGTTATACTAAATAACcaaaagtattggtacccttccacttaaaaaaaaaaaactcacaattTTCTCTGGTCaattaaattcaattcaatttcacattcaatagaacagaaactttgcttttgatttatgacATATTACTTGGCACGGACAAAAATATTGGGACCCTTAATCTAATATTTTAGTTCTAAACCTAAACCAgttctctcaggtttgatgggtgcctgcgagttacagctctttccatagatgtttgatgggatttagatcaggactcatagaagaccaCTTTGGAATGGTCCAATGTTTTCTTGTCAACCATTCTTGAGTGCTTTTTGAGGTATGTTTTGCGTCATTTTCCTGCTGAGGGACCCAttacctgcgactgagacacagctttctgacactgggctgtaAGTTTCACTCAAAAAACCCTTGATAGTCTTTTGATATCATCGTACCCTGCACAGATTAAAGGCACCCAGTGCCAGAGACAGCAAAGCAACCACAAAACATCACTGAGCCTCCTCCGTGTTTCAcaatagggatggtgttctcttcattttttttcctgtaaacatggagttgttgtgatttaccaaaaagctctacttttgtttcgtctgtccaaaggacattctcccagaaggactgtggcTTGTTCACATGCATTTTGGCAAATTCCAGTAAGGCTTTTTTGTGATTCTTTCTTAGAGAGAGAGGGTCTTCTACCATGGACcccattttcattcagacaACGACGGATGGTGCGACTTGAAACTGTTGTACCTTGAGCTTGAACATCAGCTTGGATCTGTTTTGAGGTTTTCCTTGGTTCTTTCTCCACCATTCGAACAATCCTTCTCTTCATTTTTgggtcaattttcctcttgcggccacgTCCAGGGAGTCCCATAGGCCTTAAACTTCTTAATGtactcacaggaacatcaagctctttagagatggtcttgtaggaaCATGCTTGGCTATTACTTTCTTTCtaacctcctcagacaactctttGGTTTTCCTTCTTTCCATGTTGTGTGATACACAGAGATACAAAACAGCAGTCagtacttttctccatttaaactggCTGAATGAGTGATAATGCGATTGAAGACACCTGTGATATTGATTAAAATAGAATGGCCTGGCTTGAGGTATCACtacaattatttcatataacttctaaagggtatcaataatattgtccaggccattttagaatgtctTTATAGAATAATCAAGAattcagtgatttttttttttttgctttgttccactgcaaaacagacatgcatgtatggATGACAAAATATCTTGTAATTACAACTTTTTAGGGCAAATggtgcattatttgaataaaatgcaagggtaccaatactttcggcCACATCTTTAGAAGATTACTGTCTTTGGTTGCGGGGCAACTACGTGACATCAGTGAGGTACTCAAAACTTTAACACAGACTTATGGCCTTGGAtgagtttttctaaaaatcagctacacaaaACTACTTCACCTGGCCTCTCTGGAGCAATATACAAAGGTTAAATTCTTACATGGGTTACaaaatcttgctgcaacaatggtgcaaatgTATTTGTGGCATCTAGAAAAAGCACTATCCCCCATCAGTAGAATTTAGAGTGCTTATTAAACTAGTGCTTGTAGAAAATGAATTCCCCATTCACTATTTCCACTGTTGAAAGTTAagcatatctatatctatatataaaaaaacttcTAGCTCATAAAAATACTAATTTTGACACTAAACTTACATTGTTTGCACTAGCCTAGCATTGCCACTTTTGAATCTTTTTAAAACCCAGTTTTTCTATGGAGATTGTTTTAATACTGCAGAACTGAATAATTAACTCAACTTATCTTtgaaaagcatttaaatgtCCCTCATTTATAGGAAATATAAGTTGTGAAGGTAAAAGGAaccgttatatatatatattaatacaccAACTTGGTTTTGttcacatacaaaaaaatagaCACGTATTGACTTTATTcaattttattgtatattttgccAATGACAAActaaaagaacaaacaaaagaagttatgggggaaaaaaagtaggAAGCCACaccatatatacatttaaaacacacaagagTCCAAACAatctttcatatttattttattgaatgtcCAATTAAATTGAGCAGATGCTTATTCATCAACCCTTCCCAAAGACCTGAAAATAAATAACGTTTAGAATTCTCAAATTAACACTTTACGCCGAAGAAACCAGAACCACAGACGGATTCACAAATGATTCTAGTCAATGTGTGAAAGTCCCCATCAAATGAAACTTAATTTACACttcaaagtaaaaagaaaaaaacaaggatGTTATTAGCTTACCTTTTGTACACTCatccagaaacaaataaatgaaaaatccCCATTTCATATGATCTAGATTCTCAAACCAATTTCTTTCCAACCTTCAATATTTCCCAAAATGACATTACTGCTGAACACTACCTTAAAACAAATCTTAAATGATCTCTAGTAGTATTTACAAATTTGTTGaacctcaaaaaaaaaaaatctgaaatgctAATAGTATATTGTGTATATCAGTATTACACCAAGGATAGCAAAAATagctttatttataaattaaatcttatacattttttttccccaaggtACATGTTCACAGAGCATTcacacagcaaaacaaaaaacacctgcAGGTTGCaggcaattcaaaatacaaaaatgtatttaatgtatgcaTAGCTGAGGACCCTGCCTCAGGGCGTATTAgtataaaaatattttctttacaaaacaaaaatacagtactaTGCAGTCTCGCCAATAAAAAAAGGGGAGAGGGAGCAgcattcttaaaaaataattgcaCTGGCGTCTTGAGTTTCAGTCTCCAATTTTACGTCCGTTTCTTCCTTAATATTGCCTTCTGTGCAGCTGCTCTGCAAATCCGGTTCTTGTTTATCACACTGATATGTCGACACATCTTCAGATTCTTGCTTTATTAAAGTACTTAAAGGATTTTCCACTGGTGCCTTACTAGGAGATGGACTGCATTCCACAAACGAAGATGTCTTTGGAGAAGGAAGTgggcaacaaaaaaaaaaacatgacaaatgTTAAAGATTAAGCACAACATCAAATAATGAAAAAggttacaattaaataaaacagatttgATGTACATGTGATTTGttgtaccaaaaaaaaaaaaaaaagatacttaCATTTTTGTAATCTTCATAACATGATGGGTGGTATGTCTGCAGAGGTGATTAAAAAGTACAGATTATCAATAGACATTCATGATGGCTACAAACAGGACAGTTATAAATACAACAGAATTAATGGAATACATTCTATGattccatttaaataaatatataaaatgaaaccCCACTTGTGCCACACCAGACTTTGTTCCAATGAACTGTCTGGCTCTTCCTATATCTTCAGCCAACCTCCCCTCACCATATGTACTTAAGACATTATTATTAAGCATTATTACAAGAAAGAGATTAATCAAGTGAGAGCCTTTTTCTGCTTATGACCTATTTTTAGATTTCCGATTGCTCAGTATCTCACATACCTTTTCATCGACACGGATGGCATTTTTAAGGTGccattcctcctcttcctcttcccagTACATCTCAAACTGCTCCTGACAAATTTCACAGGACTTCACAGAAGGAAACgggagaaggaaaagaaaagcatgTCAATAATGTGGACACAAACTGGTACAGCTGTACTGTTTAAAAGCAAAACATCTTCCATCCTTGTCTCATGAATTTCTTTGCAAATCATGGAAGCATTTTAAACCTGTCCAAGCCATGCCCCTTCAATGTCAGCTACTGATTGTGCTTAAGAGAAGGTATTGTGCAAGCTAAAATCATCCTAAACTAACCTACTCGCTCCACATTTATTTCTGAGGTAAGGACAATGTGGAGAAATTATCAAAGCCAGGACCCACCTCGTGCACCACATCTGGAGCTGCTTTTACACTCTGGAATTCCTTCTCTTTCGCAGCCTCCTGGGTTTTTTGCACTACTTCCTCGTGAACCTTCTCGAAGAACTGACTCTTTGCTCGCTCCTCAAGATCGGCTATTTCTTCAAATTCTATCCAATCCTGTTGGGAAAGATGAAAGAACAATTAGACAGTGAATGAGAACCCTTGATTATATACACCTTTAAAAGCATGGATTACAAACAAAACAGTATTAATCAAGACAAAGCAGTAACTGGAACTGATATTTTCTTTCTTGCCATTAACATAGATTACGTTTAATGTGATAAGTGTAAAAAGTTACAcagctttatttgttttagctagatttattttaataaccagCTGCTTTTCAACTGCAAAACCAGGCTTACCGTCAGACTGTAGTACCACCTCCTATGAGTAACCTTCTTGCTGATATCCTTCTCAGACCTGTTTTGACGATAATGCCAGTCCAAGTGGTCTGCATACACATCAGTCTGTGATGCTGTAAACCTCATC includes these proteins:
- the LOC136746710 gene encoding ankyrin repeat domain-containing protein 42-like, which encodes MPTASMPLVRKKKALATVHEAVRAADVEELAMMVKKGASLNEVDPEHKFTPLHWAAHAGSLECLHWLLWHGADTTYTTPQGWTPAHLAAIRGQDSCMQALVMNGANLTAQDNRGCTPAHLAAAHGHSYTLQTVLRIGVDSNSADKNDWRPAHYAAFHGRLGCLQFLLKWGANVDDVDKNGNTPAHLAAAEGHLHCFKFLVSQGVSVAHTLGARNDQGELPRDLAQRFYKQPIVQYIEAVENQSDFRDEQENLAFPAHVAALKGDLDMLRKLVECGIININERDDKGATPIHKAAGQGHLNCLQWLLDMGADQNITNDAGETPKDIAKRFAQLAAVKLLGGGGPEEDSDEELDCTEPSFFERHGVEGSTDSFEDVNLSVTQKKEGRMRAYKKIEEIERLLEIAKSNYRQLGGILEEDRKERKEQREAARTIKELQAQLEYERVRREKLECQLDDYRAEIGHLNKCLQNLQAAAEAKPQEQIKEKKKSKKTRKNDVGGVFVRRISEK